Genomic segment of Bacteroidales bacterium:
ATTCTTTGCCATCCGGAGGACTGGGCGTTTCCCGAAAGGTCGGAGCTTAAAACAAAACCTATGTTTCCTAAACCCAGGTTGTATTTACTGTCATCTCGCATTTGGCTGAAATATGTGGCTTCTGTTTCGCTGAAGGTAATCAAGGGAGTAAATGCAAATTCTGATCGTCTGAACATGCCAATCCCGGCAGGATTTACACTAAGTGCTGAAAAATCTGCTCCAATTGAACCGTAAGCTCCACCCATAGCCATATACCTGGCTGAACCAACAAGCGAAGTTTTCCCGTAGCGCAGTGCATCCTCCTGGTTCTGAGAATGAAGCGTGAGTACTGAGAGTGAGAGAGATAGTATTATAAGCAATCGCGTTTTCATGGTATTACTTTTTTTAATTTTAGTAATGGTCACTGATTTTACCTTTTGCCCCTTCCAGATGAAGACCCTGAAGACCTTGATGATCCTGAAGATCCTGATGAGCTGGGAGGAGGTGAGCTACTTCCGCTTGAGCGGGAAGGTGCAGAATAGCTTGGGCTTGATGAGCGCGAAGGAGAAGAGCTGTTACTTCTTGATGGTGCTGAGTAAGATGGGCTTGAGTTATTATTCCGGGTTGGTGGAGTATAAGTTGGCCCGCTTGATCTCGCTGGTGTTTCACTTCTTGTAGGAGGTGAATATGACCTGGGCGGTGGAGTTGATTGCCTGTTGTCATTCGACCTTCCGGGAGGAGTATACCGCGGTTGACTCTGCTCCTCACGGCCAGGCGATGTCTGAACCGGTGACCTTTGCTGCGAAGGAGAAGCTTCCTGACGCTGTGGCTGATTATCTGCGGGCCGGACAACGTTGCTCGGGTTGCGATAAGCAGGACTCGTAAACTCTTCACTGGTTTTGGGTTTGGTGTACCTGGGCGAAGAATAAGGTTGTGGCTGCCTTTGAATTTGCGTTGGTTGCTGTCTTTGGGCATCAGGCCTTACATAACCGGGATTCGGGCGACTGCTGCTACCATCGTACTCATAGTTGCGCTGATTAGGAGCTACTGTGCGGGCTGGTTGAGTATTTTGGTCAGTTGGCTCATTTATCCGGCGTCCTTCAGCGTTTTGTCCTTCACGAACTCCTGAACCTACCCGGGTGCCGGAACGGTCGGTATCTTGTGGACTTGTAATAGCTTCACCTCTTTTTACATCAGTTGAAGTTTGCCTTTCAGCATCGACAGCACCGGAATTGCTACCCCGTGTAACTTCTGTACCAGGTGCAGGTCTTGAACCCCTGCCATCTTGAGAACCGCGGGTTACACCTTCGCCGATTAATGCTTTTTCGTAACGTTCACCGAATGTTACAGGCCTCCCTGCGGCCTCGTTGTTGCCGCCACTACCGGTATTTCCTGCAAAACTTGTCCTGGGCCCATAATAGTATGAGTTTTGATCATTGCTGTTATAGTACCAGTCGTTACCGTAGTAAGAACCATAATAGCCATCCCAGTAACCGTGGTTGTAGCCCATCCAGTAAGAACTATAACCGCCATAATAATAGTGAGGGTAACCCATGCCATACATATAATACGGACTGTACCATGATGACCAGTATGATCTTCTGGGCCAGCCCCATCCATAATAATACGAAGGATACCCGCCATAGCCAATATAAATGCTGGTTCCGTAGTAATAAGGATCGTAATTATACCAGTACATATTAGTGTAATAATCATTATAATAAGATCCAAAACCGGGGCTATGGAACCTTCTCAGGCGGGAGGTATATGAATAGTCGTAATAATCACCATAGTAATAATTTGAAACAGAACCGCTTTGTGGATCTGAATAATACTGCGATTCGGTGTAGGGGGTTTCATACGATGGATCGGTATAATATTGCGTTTCTTCCTGATAATATTCCTGCTGATCCTGTCCTGTAGCTATTTGCTCCTGGTCATTGGTTGTTATTACAACTTCCTTAACATGAACAACCCGATCCCTCGGAGAATAATATACATCGTCGTAAACAGTTGCACCAGGCCTGCTGGTGGTGCAGGATGCCATCAACATCGCTGCGAATAAGCTTAAAATTGCAATGGGTTTCATAGGTTTGCCCTCCTTAATTGATGTGTTATTTTGTATTGGTCTTGATTTCATGCCTGTATTATTTCTTACTTTTGCCGCTTCAATAGAATTAGCAGCAAAATAGATACAATATTCATACCACAACAACTAAAATGGCAAAAGATTTTCCAACACGGGCTGAAAATTACGCTCAATGGTATAACGATTTGGTTATCAAGGCAGACTTGGCCGAGAACTCAGCCGTACGCGGTTGCATGGTCATAAAACCTTATGGCTATGCAATTTGGGAAAAGATGCAGGCTGCGCTTGATCAGATGTTTAAGAAAACCGGTCACGTGAATGCATACTTTCCAATTTTCATACCAAAGTCGTTTTTCAGCAAGGAAGCCAGCCACGTAGAAGGATTCGCAAAGGAATGTGCTGTGGTAACACACTACCGTTTAAAGAGTGCACCAGATGGCAAAGGCGTTGTGGTTGACGAAGATGCGAAACTGGAAGAAGAATTGATTATCCGCCCAACATCGGAAACCATTATCTGGGACACATACCGTAACTGGATACAATCTTACCGCGATTTACCCTTGCTTATCAATCAGTGGGCCAATGTGGTAAGATGGGAAATGCGCACCCGTTTGTTTCTTCGCACTGCTGAATTTCTCTGGCAGGAAGGACATACGGCTCATGCAACAAAACAGGAGGCAATTGAAGAAACCGAGCGCATGCTTGGTGTGTACGCCGATTTTGCTGAGAACTGGATGGCCATGCCGGTTTTAAAAGGACTAAAATCGCCGAACGAACGCTTTGCCGGCGCCCTGGAAACCTATTGCATTGAAGCATTGATGCAGGATGGAAAAGCGTTGCAGGCAGGAACTTCACATTTCCTGGGTCAGAATTTCGCCAAGGCTTTTGAGGTGAAGTTTTTGAACCAGTCGAATCAACTTGACTATGTATGGGCTACATCCTGGGGCGTTTCCACCAGGCTTATTGGTGGATTGATCATGGCGCACAGCGATGATAACGGCCTGGTCTTACCTCCAAAACTTGCTCCGATCCAGGTTGTGATCATTCCTATTTACAAACAGCCTGAGCAATTGGCGTTGATATCAGAAAAGGCCAATCAAATAAAATCAGATCTGGAGGCCAGAGGCATTTCAGTGAAATATGATGACCGCGATACCTTTAAGCCAGGATGGAAGTTTAACGAATATGAGTTCAAGGGAGTGCCCGTAAGACTGGCCATTGGCCCCCGCGATCTTGAAAATGGCACAGTTGAAGTTGCGCGCCGCGATACGTTAGAGAAGTCAGTTTACCAGATGACCGACATTGAAAACAAGATTGTGAACCTACTGGATAGTATCCAGGAAAATCTTTACCAGAAGGCGCTTTCATTCAGGGAAGACAGCACTCACACAGTAGATTCCTGGGAAGAATTTTGCGATGTGATTGATAACAAGGCTGGCTTTATTTCCGCTCATTGGGACGGTACTGTTGAAACCGAACAACGCATAAAAGAAGAAACCAAGGCAACCATCCGGGTGATACCCTTGGATGCAAAGGCAGAATCCGGCAAATGCGTTTATTCAGGAAAGCCATCAGAGAAGAGGGTGATTTTTGCGAGGGCGTACTAGGATCAGGGTTAAGATATAACGTTGCTGGTTGCTGGTTACGGGTTGCGGATAGTGTGATTTGGGTCATACAATTGATATACTGTGGTCATGCGGTTGTTGATTGCTACTTACAAAAATTATAAATTGGAGCGAAGCACAAATCCCGAGAGGAGTGATTCGGGATCGTGAATTCGATTACCAAACCCCATTCAAAAAGCACTGGCTTTAAGATTTCAAATTATAATACTAAGTCTACTGATCATGAACGATACATTGGCATCATTCCAGAAACTGCTCGAAATCATGGACGACCTGCGGGCGAAATGCCCCTGGGATCGCACCCAAACATTAGAATCACTACGCTATCTTACCATTGAAGAAACATACGAACTTTCTGATGCTATTCTTGAAAACGATCTGAACGAGATTAAAAAGGAGCTTGGCGACCTGATGCTGCATATCGTATTTTACGCTAAGATTGGTGCCGAACACAATGCATTCACCATCAAAGATGTTCTGGATGGGATCAATGAAAAACTGATCCGCCGCCA
This window contains:
- a CDS encoding proline--tRNA ligase, with protein sequence MAKDFPTRAENYAQWYNDLVIKADLAENSAVRGCMVIKPYGYAIWEKMQAALDQMFKKTGHVNAYFPIFIPKSFFSKEASHVEGFAKECAVVTHYRLKSAPDGKGVVVDEDAKLEEELIIRPTSETIIWDTYRNWIQSYRDLPLLINQWANVVRWEMRTRLFLRTAEFLWQEGHTAHATKQEAIEETERMLGVYADFAENWMAMPVLKGLKSPNERFAGALETYCIEALMQDGKALQAGTSHFLGQNFAKAFEVKFLNQSNQLDYVWATSWGVSTRLIGGLIMAHSDDNGLVLPPKLAPIQVVIIPIYKQPEQLALISEKANQIKSDLEARGISVKYDDRDTFKPGWKFNEYEFKGVPVRLAIGPRDLENGTVEVARRDTLEKSVYQMTDIENKIVNLLDSIQENLYQKALSFREDSTHTVDSWEEFCDVIDNKAGFISAHWDGTVETEQRIKEETKATIRVIPLDAKAESGKCVYSGKPSEKRVIFARAY